Proteins encoded within one genomic window of Alteribacter populi:
- the trpS gene encoding tryptophan--tRNA ligase, which produces MKTIFSGIQPSGTLTIGNYLGAMKHFVDLQENNDCFFCIVNQHAITVPQDKQELKKHTRSLAALYLAVGIDPDKSTLFIQSEVPAHAQLGWMLQCVSYIGELERMTQFKDKSHGKEGVSAGLLTYPPLMAADILLYNTDIVPVGEDQKQHLELSRNLAERFNNKFNDIFTIPEVSIPKVGARIMSLTEPSKKMSKSSDNPKSFISMLDDEKQITKKIKSAVTDSDNTVRFDKENKPGVSNLLSIYSLFADKPVDEIEAMYAGKGYGDFKQDLADVVVGVLKPIQERYYELINSDELDQILDQGAEKANHRARKTLIKAERAMGLERKRR; this is translated from the coding sequence ATGAAAACAATCTTTTCAGGCATTCAGCCAAGTGGCACGTTAACCATCGGTAACTATTTAGGTGCAATGAAACATTTCGTCGATCTTCAGGAAAATAACGATTGCTTTTTCTGTATTGTAAACCAACATGCAATTACTGTTCCCCAAGACAAACAGGAACTAAAAAAACATACCCGCAGTTTAGCAGCACTCTATTTAGCAGTGGGCATTGACCCAGATAAGTCAACCTTATTTATTCAATCAGAGGTCCCAGCGCATGCTCAACTAGGGTGGATGTTACAATGCGTCAGCTATATCGGTGAGCTTGAGAGAATGACGCAATTCAAAGATAAATCTCACGGAAAAGAAGGCGTATCTGCTGGTCTATTAACGTACCCACCGTTAATGGCTGCAGACATTTTGCTGTATAACACAGATATTGTCCCTGTTGGTGAAGATCAGAAGCAGCACTTAGAATTATCACGTAATTTAGCCGAACGTTTTAACAATAAATTTAATGACATTTTCACGATCCCTGAAGTAAGTATTCCTAAAGTAGGGGCTCGCATCATGTCACTGACGGAGCCATCGAAAAAAATGAGTAAATCAAGTGACAATCCAAAAAGCTTCATTTCCATGCTTGATGATGAAAAGCAAATTACTAAAAAAATTAAAAGTGCAGTAACAGATTCAGATAATACGGTACGCTTTGATAAGGAAAACAAACCTGGTGTTTCGAACTTGCTTTCGATTTATTCATTATTTGCCGATAAACCCGTTGACGAAATTGAAGCAATGTATGCAGGAAAAGGTTATGGAGACTTTAAGCAGGACTTAGCTGACGTTGTTGTAGGTGTGCTCAAGCCGATTCAAGAGCGCTATTATGAGTTGATTAACAGTGATGAACTCGATCAAATCTTAGATCAAGGTGCTGAAAAAGCAAATCATCGTGCCCGAAAAACACTCATAAAAGCAGAACGTGCAATGGGGTTAGAGCGAAAGCGGCGCTAG
- a CDS encoding YjbA family protein produces the protein MLHLRDVWVNWFEGEENGYNVCEFFEWRKEDRIELLDQAVIIKLSEHLFDYIENTLQELPEELLADVHQQSYVRKNSQRLELDYCFIATDGERCLVVDTMGYNTPVRKSRMVPRQEGQVLELVKDEPMRDYYMNYYNCEKEYHILSPNPSFMHGLIRRERQVKQILFMALDQLYAEASLAEVRYWYTEWAPEKYEFIQLCSFDDAWDGLFEDIKNGWSKKHDEFCQAMIKGQPFFEKLWDLQQGESVK, from the coding sequence ATGCTCCACTTGCGGGATGTATGGGTAAACTGGTTTGAAGGTGAAGAAAATGGTTACAACGTCTGTGAATTTTTCGAGTGGCGTAAAGAAGATCGAATTGAACTGTTAGATCAAGCGGTCATTATTAAGCTTTCAGAACATCTTTTTGACTACATAGAGAACACACTGCAGGAATTGCCTGAGGAACTATTGGCAGATGTTCACCAACAAAGCTATGTCCGAAAAAACAGTCAGCGCTTGGAGCTCGATTATTGCTTTATCGCGACAGACGGAGAACGCTGTCTTGTAGTTGATACGATGGGGTATAATACCCCGGTCCGTAAAAGTCGGATGGTGCCAAGGCAGGAAGGACAAGTTCTAGAGCTTGTAAAAGATGAACCAATGCGCGATTACTACATGAATTATTACAATTGCGAAAAAGAGTACCACATTCTTTCACCTAACCCTTCATTTATGCATGGGCTTATTAGAAGAGAACGACAGGTAAAACAAATTTTGTTTATGGCATTGGACCAATTATATGCCGAAGCATCACTAGCTGAAGTTCGCTACTGGTACACTGAGTGGGCACCTGAGAAGTACGAATTCATCCAACTATGCAGTTTTGACGATGCCTGGGATGGCCTTTTTGAAGACATCAAAAACGGCTGGTCAAAAAAGCATGATGAGTTTTGCCAAGCGATGATTAAAGGACAGCCATTTTTTGAGAAACTTTGGGATTTACAGCAAGGCGAAAGTGTAAAATAA
- a CDS encoding DUF2268 domain-containing protein translates to MGLQCDLVAFVKFSKEVRDMAWEEAMIFQAETMCKPLHKHFSSASLYELHLYLSQQGLRKPKADWDRFIKAVRTKSYLKELQKHYLKLKALWNGPELPVFLFPIDMDNYRLIENLNHKNGVTFRTCILLFFDESLPLSATKALLTHEYNHGCRLFYQDNDEESVTLLESMVMEGLAESAVRRHLGKEELAPWTNLYTKEQCQRWWQVSLAEKRQIQGRRYHDHFMYGGHSLPKMVGYCIGYYIVRDFYKLTGSSYKDVDVFALSPDEILTLSKWGS, encoded by the coding sequence TTGGGACTCCAATGTGATCTCGTAGCGTTTGTGAAATTTTCCAAAGAAGTAAGAGACATGGCCTGGGAAGAGGCAATGATTTTTCAAGCTGAGACGATGTGTAAACCTCTGCACAAACACTTTTCTTCTGCATCGCTTTATGAATTGCACCTTTATTTAAGCCAGCAAGGATTACGAAAACCAAAAGCGGATTGGGATCGTTTTATAAAAGCAGTAAGAACAAAATCTTACTTAAAAGAGCTACAAAAACATTATTTGAAGCTAAAGGCACTATGGAATGGACCTGAATTGCCTGTTTTTCTTTTTCCGATTGACATGGATAATTACCGACTTATTGAAAATTTAAATCATAAGAACGGCGTCACTTTTAGAACATGCATCCTTTTATTTTTCGATGAATCATTACCTCTTTCAGCGACGAAAGCGTTGCTAACCCATGAATACAATCATGGTTGCAGATTGTTTTATCAGGACAACGACGAGGAGAGTGTCACATTACTTGAATCGATGGTAATGGAAGGTCTTGCGGAATCTGCCGTTCGTCGTCACCTCGGAAAAGAAGAACTTGCTCCATGGACGAATCTTTATACTAAAGAGCAGTGTCAAAGGTGGTGGCAAGTGTCTCTTGCCGAGAAGCGCCAGATTCAGGGCAGACGTTATCACGACCATTTCATGTACGGCGGTCACTCCTTGCCTAAAATGGTTGGCTATTGTATTGGCTACTATATTGTCCGTGATTTTTATAAGCTAACAGGTTCCTCTTATAAAGATGTGGATGTTTTTGCTTTATCGCCAGATGAAATTTTAACTTTGTCTAAGTGGGGGAGTTAA
- a CDS encoding response regulator, with product MSKIKVLIVDDHEMVRMGLSTYLQTENDIEVVGEGRNGKEAVDQAYNLQPDIILMDLLMDEMNGVEATKALCDHQAKIIVLTSYLDDEMLFPVMEAGAFSYILKTSSAAEIAACIRKAAQGEAMFEGQVTQKMFQQMRNKPKHEELTPREKEVLALIGIGKSNKEIGEILHIGIKTVKTHVSHIFTKLELEDRTQAAIYANKHELV from the coding sequence TTGAGTAAGATTAAAGTGTTAATTGTCGATGATCATGAAATGGTCCGTATGGGATTAAGCACCTATCTCCAAACAGAGAACGATATCGAAGTCGTAGGAGAAGGAAGGAATGGAAAAGAAGCTGTAGATCAAGCTTATAACCTTCAGCCAGATATCATCTTAATGGATTTGTTAATGGATGAGATGAATGGGGTAGAAGCGACAAAAGCGCTTTGCGATCACCAAGCAAAAATTATTGTGCTCACAAGCTACCTTGATGACGAAATGCTCTTTCCAGTGATGGAAGCTGGGGCATTTAGTTATATTCTAAAAACATCCAGTGCTGCTGAAATTGCTGCCTGTATACGGAAAGCAGCGCAAGGGGAGGCGATGTTTGAAGGACAGGTCACCCAAAAAATGTTTCAGCAAATGAGAAATAAACCAAAACATGAGGAATTAACACCTAGAGAAAAAGAGGTTCTCGCTTTAATTGGCATAGGAAAATCTAATAAAGAAATTGGCGAGATTCTCCACATTGGGATTAAAACAGTCAAAACGCACGTGAGTCATATTTTCACAAAATTAGAACTAGAAGACCGAACGCAGGCGGCGATATACGCCAATAAACACGAGCTAGTGTAA
- a CDS encoding sensor histidine kinase, with product MIKDTDNPIPSPDPAVDKDTSPKGLIWDGLRLQLKIGGLTFLIAWVLLWLYGQFYRGEEGETGILTRLYEVAVDVEVALALIAFITSIFLVTGLAFSFSYTSELKRSVTHLIYQMKQVQRGSLKQRIQLNREDEMNRLASELNEMTDGYEKQIRSMHRILNENAILISEKERAAGLEERRKLARELHDAVSQQLFAVSMSLGAIPRMLDEEPERSKQLIEQIEKMIHDAQQELRALIMHLRPITLEGKALKEALDYLFQELQPKHPQMQFKWTLEELPLLDPGIEDQLFRVVQEGLSNTLRHSKAAVFSFGLKHKDQKLLVMMKDDGIGFNMDDQKDEQQVSYGLTTMRERIEELGGHFSMLSYPGEGTTIKIRVPIAGVEREGRDEVE from the coding sequence TTGATTAAAGATACAGACAATCCTATCCCTTCACCTGATCCTGCAGTAGATAAGGATACAAGTCCCAAAGGACTAATTTGGGATGGTCTTCGTTTACAACTGAAAATTGGCGGTCTTACATTTCTCATTGCATGGGTGTTACTTTGGCTCTACGGTCAGTTTTATCGAGGTGAAGAAGGCGAAACGGGGATCCTAACGCGTTTATATGAAGTGGCTGTAGATGTTGAGGTTGCGCTCGCTCTAATTGCATTTATTACGAGTATTTTCTTAGTTACAGGGTTGGCTTTTTCATTTTCATATACGAGTGAGCTAAAACGTTCGGTTACTCACTTAATTTATCAAATGAAGCAAGTGCAGCGTGGCTCTCTTAAGCAGCGGATCCAATTGAACCGTGAAGATGAAATGAACCGATTAGCTAGTGAACTTAATGAGATGACAGACGGTTATGAAAAACAAATTCGTTCGATGCATCGGATCTTAAATGAAAATGCCATTCTTATTTCAGAAAAAGAACGAGCAGCTGGTTTAGAGGAAAGAAGAAAGTTGGCAAGAGAGTTGCACGATGCTGTAAGTCAACAGCTATTTGCCGTTTCGATGTCGTTAGGTGCAATTCCGAGAATGTTAGATGAAGAGCCCGAACGTTCAAAACAGCTGATCGAACAGATCGAAAAAATGATTCATGATGCACAGCAGGAGCTTCGAGCTCTCATTATGCATTTACGTCCTATTACACTTGAAGGGAAAGCATTAAAGGAAGCTTTAGATTATTTATTTCAGGAATTACAGCCAAAGCACCCACAAATGCAATTTAAATGGACGCTGGAAGAACTGCCCTTACTCGATCCAGGAATAGAAGATCAATTGTTCCGTGTTGTACAAGAGGGATTATCGAACACACTCCGGCATTCCAAAGCTGCTGTGTTTTCATTTGGTCTAAAGCACAAGGATCAAAAGTTACTCGTCATGATGAAAGATGATGGTATCGGGTTTAATATGGATGATCAAAAGGATGAACAGCAGGTCTCCTATGGGTTAACGACAATGAGAGAGAGGATTGAAGAGTTAGGAGGACATTTTTCGATGCTGTCTTACCCTGGAGAGGGGACAACGATAAAAATACGCGTACCCATTGCAGGGGTTGAGCGTGAGGGGAGAGATGAGGTTGAGTAA
- the liaF gene encoding cell wall-active antibiotics response protein LiaF, whose product MSDFTFFEHVLLMKGICVMSKWIGVIILSIGLLYLLNNLGVINTGIGETVSTYWPVIIVLFGVKLLFRGFIHFIQYAKRDKWRFGSLLWGSAVTALGIILLGNRAEWFAVTFADVWSWTWPLLIIFIGLQILLNRDRGVVVTIEDHEDRRSLKQSIDDIDFESIAKAKRRAQETKKRVRQSFDQSSYTKKSSSKTKQLIGDVELGKRPWQLDDNEIRLTVGSVEVDLTTAVLKEGENYLDIYTWVGSVEITAPKDLAIQATVDVNIGEATLFDDSYAGTSRSATYTSSNFEEAEKKLILNVHTNMGSVEVMAVD is encoded by the coding sequence TTGTCAGATTTCACCTTCTTTGAACATGTACTTTTAATGAAAGGGATTTGTGTGATGAGTAAATGGATTGGAGTCATCATTCTCTCAATAGGACTACTTTATTTGTTAAACAACTTAGGTGTAATCAATACGGGAATCGGTGAGACCGTCTCGACTTATTGGCCAGTGATCATCGTACTTTTTGGAGTGAAACTGCTATTTCGAGGCTTCATCCACTTTATTCAATATGCCAAGAGGGATAAGTGGCGGTTTGGATCACTTCTTTGGGGATCGGCTGTAACGGCATTAGGGATCATTTTGCTCGGAAACAGAGCAGAGTGGTTTGCTGTTACGTTTGCTGATGTTTGGAGCTGGACTTGGCCACTGTTGATTATTTTTATCGGACTGCAGATTTTGCTAAATCGTGATCGAGGCGTTGTAGTTACTATAGAAGATCACGAAGATCGTCGGTCATTAAAACAGAGTATAGATGACATTGATTTCGAGTCGATTGCAAAGGCTAAGCGTCGAGCACAGGAGACTAAAAAAAGAGTGAGGCAGTCATTTGATCAGTCTTCCTATACGAAGAAAAGTTCTAGCAAAACGAAACAATTAATAGGAGATGTGGAGTTAGGGAAACGACCTTGGCAGCTTGATGACAACGAAATTAGATTAACAGTCGGCAGTGTGGAGGTTGATCTGACGACAGCAGTACTAAAAGAAGGCGAAAATTATTTGGATATTTACACTTGGGTCGGATCTGTAGAGATTACCGCGCCAAAAGATCTAGCGATTCAAGCAACAGTGGATGTGAACATCGGAGAAGCGACCCTGTTTGATGATAGCTACGCGGGAACGAGTCGGAGTGCGACGTATACAAGTTCAAATTTCGAGGAGGCAGAGAAGAAGCTCATTTTAAATGTTCACACGAATATGGGGAGCGTGGAGGTGATGGCTGTTGATTAA
- the fabF gene encoding beta-ketoacyl-ACP synthase II — protein MTKNRVVVTGMGAVTPLANDMEQTWTKITNGESGIDVFDRYEEANFPTKVAGEAKEFDPAAFMEKKDARKMDRFTQFAVASSMMAVKDADLTIDDTNAERIGVWIGSGIGGMDTYEKQFRLYEKRGHRRVSPFFVPMLIPDMASGQVSIMLGAKGINSCTVTACASGANSIGDAFKVIERGDADVMITGGAEAPLTEMSFAGFTSAKAMSTNPDPKTASRPFDKNRDGFVMGEGAGVLILESLESAEKRGARIYAEIVGYGATGDAYHLTAPAPEGEGGVRAMRQALKDAELSPEEVDYMNAHGTSTEYNDKYETIAAKTVFGDHARKMAISSTKSMTGHLLGAAGAIEAIFSVKAIDEGIIPPTVNYETPDDDCDLDYVVNEARRQEVNAVLSNSLGFGGHNATLIFKKFKA, from the coding sequence ATGACAAAAAATCGCGTAGTTGTAACAGGCATGGGTGCTGTTACACCTCTAGCAAATGATATGGAACAAACGTGGACAAAAATTACAAATGGGGAATCAGGTATTGATGTTTTTGATAGATACGAAGAAGCCAATTTTCCTACGAAAGTAGCCGGGGAGGCAAAAGAATTTGATCCGGCCGCTTTTATGGAGAAAAAAGATGCCCGGAAAATGGACCGCTTTACCCAATTTGCGGTGGCGAGCTCAATGATGGCGGTAAAAGATGCTGATCTTACCATCGACGATACAAATGCAGAGCGTATTGGGGTATGGATCGGGTCTGGAATTGGCGGAATGGATACGTACGAAAAACAGTTTCGTTTATATGAAAAGCGCGGCCACCGTCGTGTGAGCCCGTTCTTTGTTCCAATGCTCATTCCAGATATGGCATCTGGACAAGTCTCCATTATGCTTGGGGCAAAAGGAATCAACTCCTGTACGGTAACCGCTTGTGCCTCTGGAGCGAATTCAATTGGAGATGCGTTTAAAGTTATTGAGCGTGGTGACGCTGATGTGATGATCACAGGAGGAGCCGAGGCCCCTCTCACTGAAATGTCATTTGCCGGATTTACATCTGCAAAAGCGATGTCTACAAACCCGGACCCAAAAACGGCGAGTCGCCCATTTGATAAAAATCGAGACGGCTTTGTCATGGGTGAAGGAGCAGGCGTACTCATTCTCGAATCTTTAGAGTCTGCTGAAAAGCGTGGCGCCCGTATTTACGCTGAAATTGTTGGATACGGTGCGACGGGTGACGCTTATCACTTGACTGCACCTGCACCTGAAGGAGAAGGCGGTGTTCGTGCCATGCGTCAAGCTCTTAAAGATGCGGAGCTTTCACCTGAAGAAGTTGATTATATGAATGCTCATGGAACGAGTACAGAATATAATGACAAGTATGAAACGATAGCTGCTAAAACCGTTTTCGGCGACCATGCCCGGAAAATGGCGATTAGCTCAACAAAGTCAATGACGGGCCACTTATTAGGTGCAGCAGGAGCGATTGAAGCAATCTTTTCAGTAAAAGCGATCGATGAAGGTATTATTCCTCCAACCGTCAATTATGAAACACCAGATGATGACTGTGATCTTGATTACGTTGTTAACGAAGCACGACGTCAGGAAGTGAATGCTGTATTAAGTAATTCACTTGGTTTTGGCGGACACAACGCTACCTTGATTTTTAAAAAATTCAAAGCCTAG
- a CDS encoding beta-ketoacyl-ACP synthase III, whose translation MRAGIWGMGSYIPEKVLTNADFEERMDTTDEWIQTRTGIKERRITTDEVNTSDMSYEAAAQALKNADVSAEDIDLIIVATVTGDRPFPSVSALIQDRLGAKNAAAMDVGAACAGFMYGLVTAKQFIENGAYRNILVVGAEKLSKIVDWEDRNTAVLFGDAAGAAILGPVSGDRGILSFELGADGAGSEHIRQEKHLLMNGREVFKFAVRQMGESCVNVLEKAGLTKDECDYLVPHQANIRIMEASRQRLELPIEKMSKTVDRFGNTSSASIPISLVHDLSNGKIKDDDVVVLVGFGAGLVWGSVAIRWGR comes from the coding sequence ATGAGAGCAGGCATTTGGGGAATGGGTAGTTATATTCCTGAAAAAGTTTTAACGAATGCAGATTTTGAGGAAAGAATGGATACAACTGATGAATGGATCCAGACAAGAACTGGGATAAAAGAAAGAAGAATTACAACTGATGAGGTTAATACTTCAGATATGTCCTATGAAGCAGCCGCTCAAGCACTCAAAAATGCAGATGTGTCTGCCGAAGACATTGATCTAATTATTGTCGCGACGGTTACAGGAGATCGTCCCTTCCCGTCGGTATCTGCTTTGATTCAAGACCGACTAGGTGCTAAAAATGCAGCAGCGATGGATGTTGGTGCTGCGTGTGCCGGTTTTATGTACGGGTTAGTGACAGCGAAACAATTTATAGAAAATGGAGCATACCGAAACATCCTCGTCGTTGGAGCAGAAAAACTATCGAAAATTGTCGATTGGGAAGATCGAAATACAGCTGTATTATTCGGGGATGCTGCAGGAGCCGCGATACTAGGGCCTGTTTCAGGAGATCGAGGTATTTTGTCCTTTGAATTAGGCGCGGATGGGGCAGGATCGGAACATATACGTCAAGAAAAACATCTTCTCATGAATGGAAGAGAAGTATTTAAATTCGCTGTTAGACAAATGGGCGAATCATGCGTAAATGTGTTGGAAAAAGCTGGGTTAACAAAAGACGAATGTGATTATCTCGTGCCTCACCAAGCAAATATTCGAATAATGGAAGCTTCCCGTCAGCGTTTGGAGCTCCCTATCGAGAAAATGTCAAAAACAGTGGATCGTTTTGGCAATACATCTTCGGCTTCCATCCCAATATCTTTAGTGCATGACTTAAGTAATGGTAAGATAAAAGATGACGACGTGGTCGTATTAGTTGGATTTGGGGCAGGCTTAGTATGGGGGTCTGTCGCGATCCGTTGGGGAAGATAA
- a CDS encoding DinB family protein encodes MEKRTLDSGPSRDSLYLLDGLIQTREKLLTMIDKVDEEDLYFHVPQVPTVAGYLLHLAQIELWWNKEVLRQQPLSEEDHERFLFQEKQEIVTPPKQEKAWFLSRLGEARMLTREHFMMMSDMEFKRPSLEVVLGDEETYCSPEWVLYHLIDHESYHRGQMALIFTLMNGKREKWDHFTTPYLSL; translated from the coding sequence ATGGAAAAAAGAACACTTGATTCCGGGCCATCAAGAGATTCACTTTACTTATTAGACGGTTTGATTCAAACAAGAGAAAAATTGTTGACCATGATCGATAAAGTGGATGAAGAAGATCTCTATTTTCATGTTCCACAAGTACCAACTGTGGCAGGGTATCTCCTTCATCTTGCGCAAATTGAGCTTTGGTGGAACAAAGAAGTTCTCCGTCAGCAGCCGCTTAGTGAGGAGGATCACGAACGATTTCTCTTCCAAGAAAAACAGGAAATTGTTACTCCACCGAAACAAGAAAAGGCTTGGTTTCTTTCCAGGTTAGGAGAAGCGAGAATGCTCACGAGAGAACACTTTATGATGATGTCTGATATGGAGTTTAAAAGACCTTCTTTAGAGGTTGTGCTCGGTGACGAGGAAACGTATTGCTCTCCTGAGTGGGTATTATATCATTTGATTGATCATGAAAGTTATCACCGTGGACAAATGGCGCTCATATTTACTCTCATGAACGGAAAACGGGAAAAATGGGATCATTTCACAACTCCTTATCTTTCATTATAA